From Ictidomys tridecemlineatus isolate mIctTri1 chromosome 2, mIctTri1.hap1, whole genome shotgun sequence, the proteins below share one genomic window:
- the Nom1 gene encoding nucleolar MIF4G domain-containing protein 1 isoform X4, with protein MAASVTATAARSGGGRRRVVRQKRGGGRGGEGALQRLRVAVEGFVRATSGGEAEGRGAAVRSRPGGRKSRKELRREKRQLRKARRLQRTAGAAAGRQEGSAGEPAPPPAQASAPAKAAPSPAQASAPAKAAPSPAVATAVPEAAAPAKAPARPGKASPAAAAAARKRALLAANEEEDREIRQLERCLGLSKRRKRAEGSAVPPGFARDGLDYILGVLGSGAGGLLESSGDEQEEEEAGAPLPESDLDSDSEPQSAEDAEDTAEPEPDSREEPEGGAREKAGRKRVRFAEDGEERAGSSGADGTAQQERLCESGEKYIPPRLRPAQETVDERKKEELERLKKHVKGLINRLSEPNMASISGQLEELYMANSRKDMNDTLTAALLGACVTASAMPSRLMMEHVLLVSILHHTVGIEVGACFLEAVVRKFDDVYRNGGEGKECDNLFTIIAHLYNFHVVQSLLVFDILKKLISTFTEKDIELILLMLKNVGFALRKDDALSLKELITDAQAKASGAGSMFQDQTRVRFMLETMLALKNNDMRKIPGYDPEPVERLRKVQRALVRNASSGSETQLRISWDGLLNAEQTGRWWIVGSAWSGTPMIDNSHHTLQQKPPVGTISSKMLDLARKQRMNTDVRRNIFCTIMTSEDFLDAFEKLLKQEGPVCSLAVEEGSGVLT; from the exons ATGGCGGCGTCCGTGACCGCGACAGCGGCCCGCTCGGGAGGCGGCCGAAGGCGAGTAGTTCGTCAGAAGCGCGGCGGCGGGCGCGGCGGCGAGGGCGCTCTGCAGCGGCTGCGGGTGGCCGTGGAGGGGTTCGTGCGGGCCACCTCCGGGGGAGAGGCCGAGGGGCGCGGCGCCGCGGTGCGCTCCCGGCCGGGCGGCAGGAAGAGCCGCAAGGAGCTGCGGAGGGAGAAGCGGCAACTGAGGAAAGCGCGGCGCCTGCAGAGGACCGCGGGCGCCGCGGcggggaggcaggagggcagcgccGGGGAGCCCGCGCCGCCCCCGGCCCAGGCCTCGGCCCCCGCCAAGGCCGCGCCGTCCCCGGCCCAGGCCTCGGCCCCCGCCAAGGCCGCGCCGTCCCCGGCCGTGGCCACGGCTGTCCCCGAGGCCGCAGCCCCAGCCAAGGCCCCGGCTCGCCCGGGCAAGGCcagccccgccgccgccgccgccgcccgcaaGCGGGCGCTTCTCGCGGCCAACGAGGAGGAGGACCGGGAGATCCGCCAGCTGGAGCGCTGCCTGGGCCTGAGCAAGCGCAGGAAGAGGGCCGAGGGCAGCGCCGTGCCGCCCGGCTTCGCGCGCGACGGGCTGGACTACATCCTGGGCGTGCTGGGGTCGGGGGCCGGCGGGCTGCTCGAGAGCAGCGGCGacgagcaggaggaggaggaggcgggcGCGCCGCTCCCCGAGAGTGACCTGGACAGCGACTCGGAGCCGCAGAGTGCGGAGGACGCCGAGGACACCGCGGAGCCCGAGCCGGACAGCCGGGAAGAGCCCGAAGGCGGGGCGCGGGAGAAAGCCGGGAGGAAGAGAGTCCGTTTCGCAGAAGACGGAGAAGAGAGGGCAGGCTCCTCGGGGGCGGACGGCACGGCCCAGCAG GAGAGGCTTTGTGAAAGTGGCGAAAAGTACATCCCACCTCGGCTGCGGCCAGCCCAGGAGACAGTGGACGAGCGCAAGAAGGAGGAGTTAGAAAGACTGAAGAAACACGTCAAAGGCCTGATTAACAG GTTGAGTGAGCCAAACATGGCATCCATAAGTGGGCAGCTGGAGGAGCTATACATGGCCAATAGCAGGAAGGACATGAATGACACACTGACGGCTGCCCTCCTGGGTGCCTGCGTCACTGCCTCCGCCATGCCCAGCAGGCTGATGATGGAGCACGTCCTCCTGGTCAGCATCCTTCACCACACTGTTGGAATTGAG GTTGGTGCTTGCTTTCTGGAGGCCGTGGTGAGGAAGTTTGATGACGTCTACAGAAATGGAGGTGAAGGGAAAGAGTGTGATAACCTTTTCACCATCATCGCCCATCTGTACAACTTCCACGTGGTGCAGTCTCTCCTCGTCTTCGACATTTTGAAGAAACTTATTTCAACTTTCACCGAAAAAGACATTGAGCTGATCCTGTTGATGCTGAAAAATGTGGGCTTTGCCTTGAGAAAAGATGATGCCTTGTCGCTGAAGGAGCTGATCACAGATGCCCAGGCCAAAGCCAGTGGGGCAGGCAGCATGTTTCAGGACCAGACCAGG GTTCGATTTATGCTGGAGACGATGCTGGCCTTGAAGAACAATGACATGCGCAAAATTCCAGGCTATGATCCCGAGCCCGTGGAGAGACTGAGGAAGGTGCAGCGAGCTCTG GTGCGCAATGCCAGCTCAGGTTCTGAGACTCAGCTTCGCATCTCTTGGGATGGTCTTTTGAATGCAGAACAAACTGGGCGCTGGTGGATCGTGGGGTCTGCTTGGAGCGGGACTCCGATGATTGACAACAGTCATCATACACTTCAGCAGAAGCCGCCTGTGGGCACG ATAAGCTCAAAGATGTTGGATCTTGCTCGGAAGCAGAGAATGAACACTGACGTTAGGAGGAACATCTTCTGTACGATTATGACGAGTGAGGATTTTTTGGATGCTTTTGAAAAGCTGCTCAA GCAGGAAGGACCTGTGTGCTCTTTGGCTGTGGAAGAGGGAAGTGGAGTGCTGACTTAG
- the Nom1 gene encoding nucleolar MIF4G domain-containing protein 1 isoform X2, with translation MAASVTATAARSGGGRRRVVRQKRGGGRGGEGALQRLRVAVEGFVRATSGGEAEGRGAAVRSRPGGRKSRKELRREKRQLRKARRLQRTAGAAAGRQEGSAGEPAPPPAQASAPAKAAPSPAQASAPAKAAPSPAVATAVPEAAAPAKAPARPGKASPAAAAAARKRALLAANEEEDREIRQLERCLGLSKRRKRAEGSAVPPGFARDGLDYILGVLGSGAGGLLESSGDEQEEEEAGAPLPESDLDSDSEPQSAEDAEDTAEPEPDSREEPEGGAREKAGRKRVRFAEDGEERAGSSGADGTAQQERLCESGEKYIPPRLRPAQETVDERKKEELERLKKHVKGLINRLSEPNMASISGQLEELYMANSRKDMNDTLTAALLGACVTASAMPSRLMMEHVLLVSILHHTVGIEVGACFLEAVVRKFDDVYRNGGEGKECDNLFTIIAHLYNFHVVQSLLVFDILKKLISTFTEKDIELILLMLKNVGFALRKDDALSLKELITDAQAKASGAGSMFQDQTRVRFMLETMLALKNNDMRKIPGYDPEPVERLRKVQRALVRNASSGSETQLRISWDGLLNAEQTGRWWIVGSAWSGTPMIDNSHHTLQQKPPVGTISSKMLDLARKQRMNTDVRRNIFCTIMTSEDFLDAFEKLLKLGLKDQQEREVVHVLMDCCLQEKTYNPFYAFLASKFCSYERRFQMTFQFSIWDKFRNLENLPATNFLNLVHLVAHLLKTKSLPLSILKGLAKLWKLASDLQSSCFGL, from the exons ATGGCGGCGTCCGTGACCGCGACAGCGGCCCGCTCGGGAGGCGGCCGAAGGCGAGTAGTTCGTCAGAAGCGCGGCGGCGGGCGCGGCGGCGAGGGCGCTCTGCAGCGGCTGCGGGTGGCCGTGGAGGGGTTCGTGCGGGCCACCTCCGGGGGAGAGGCCGAGGGGCGCGGCGCCGCGGTGCGCTCCCGGCCGGGCGGCAGGAAGAGCCGCAAGGAGCTGCGGAGGGAGAAGCGGCAACTGAGGAAAGCGCGGCGCCTGCAGAGGACCGCGGGCGCCGCGGcggggaggcaggagggcagcgccGGGGAGCCCGCGCCGCCCCCGGCCCAGGCCTCGGCCCCCGCCAAGGCCGCGCCGTCCCCGGCCCAGGCCTCGGCCCCCGCCAAGGCCGCGCCGTCCCCGGCCGTGGCCACGGCTGTCCCCGAGGCCGCAGCCCCAGCCAAGGCCCCGGCTCGCCCGGGCAAGGCcagccccgccgccgccgccgccgcccgcaaGCGGGCGCTTCTCGCGGCCAACGAGGAGGAGGACCGGGAGATCCGCCAGCTGGAGCGCTGCCTGGGCCTGAGCAAGCGCAGGAAGAGGGCCGAGGGCAGCGCCGTGCCGCCCGGCTTCGCGCGCGACGGGCTGGACTACATCCTGGGCGTGCTGGGGTCGGGGGCCGGCGGGCTGCTCGAGAGCAGCGGCGacgagcaggaggaggaggaggcgggcGCGCCGCTCCCCGAGAGTGACCTGGACAGCGACTCGGAGCCGCAGAGTGCGGAGGACGCCGAGGACACCGCGGAGCCCGAGCCGGACAGCCGGGAAGAGCCCGAAGGCGGGGCGCGGGAGAAAGCCGGGAGGAAGAGAGTCCGTTTCGCAGAAGACGGAGAAGAGAGGGCAGGCTCCTCGGGGGCGGACGGCACGGCCCAGCAG GAGAGGCTTTGTGAAAGTGGCGAAAAGTACATCCCACCTCGGCTGCGGCCAGCCCAGGAGACAGTGGACGAGCGCAAGAAGGAGGAGTTAGAAAGACTGAAGAAACACGTCAAAGGCCTGATTAACAG GTTGAGTGAGCCAAACATGGCATCCATAAGTGGGCAGCTGGAGGAGCTATACATGGCCAATAGCAGGAAGGACATGAATGACACACTGACGGCTGCCCTCCTGGGTGCCTGCGTCACTGCCTCCGCCATGCCCAGCAGGCTGATGATGGAGCACGTCCTCCTGGTCAGCATCCTTCACCACACTGTTGGAATTGAG GTTGGTGCTTGCTTTCTGGAGGCCGTGGTGAGGAAGTTTGATGACGTCTACAGAAATGGAGGTGAAGGGAAAGAGTGTGATAACCTTTTCACCATCATCGCCCATCTGTACAACTTCCACGTGGTGCAGTCTCTCCTCGTCTTCGACATTTTGAAGAAACTTATTTCAACTTTCACCGAAAAAGACATTGAGCTGATCCTGTTGATGCTGAAAAATGTGGGCTTTGCCTTGAGAAAAGATGATGCCTTGTCGCTGAAGGAGCTGATCACAGATGCCCAGGCCAAAGCCAGTGGGGCAGGCAGCATGTTTCAGGACCAGACCAGG GTTCGATTTATGCTGGAGACGATGCTGGCCTTGAAGAACAATGACATGCGCAAAATTCCAGGCTATGATCCCGAGCCCGTGGAGAGACTGAGGAAGGTGCAGCGAGCTCTG GTGCGCAATGCCAGCTCAGGTTCTGAGACTCAGCTTCGCATCTCTTGGGATGGTCTTTTGAATGCAGAACAAACTGGGCGCTGGTGGATCGTGGGGTCTGCTTGGAGCGGGACTCCGATGATTGACAACAGTCATCATACACTTCAGCAGAAGCCGCCTGTGGGCACG ATAAGCTCAAAGATGTTGGATCTTGCTCGGAAGCAGAGAATGAACACTGACGTTAGGAGGAACATCTTCTGTACGATTATGACGAGTGAGGATTTTTTGGATGCTTTTGAAAAGCTGCTCAA GCTGGGACTGAAGGATCAGCAGGAGAGAGAGGTGGTCCACGTGCTCATGGACTGCTGCTTGCAGGAGAAGACATACAATCCCTTCTATGCGTTCTTGGCCAGCAAGTTCTGCAGCTATGAAAGGCGATTCCAG ATGACTTTCCAGTTCAGCATATGGGATAAATTTCGGAACTTAGAAAATTTGCCAGCCACTAATTTCTTGAATTTGGTTCATCTGGTGGCACACTTGTTGAAGACAAAATCGCTTCCGCTTTCCATTTTGAAG ggtctggctaagttgtggaagctggcctcagacttacaatcctcctgcttcggcctctga
- the Nom1 gene encoding nucleolar MIF4G domain-containing protein 1 isoform X3, with protein MAASVTATAARSGGGRRRVVRQKRGGGRGGEGALQRLRVAVEGFVRATSGGEAEGRGAAVRSRPGGRKSRKELRREKRQLRKARRLQRTAGAAAGRQEGSAGEPAPPPAQASAPAKAAPSPAQASAPAKAAPSPAVATAVPEAAAPAKAPARPGKASPAAAAAARKRALLAANEEEDREIRQLERCLGLSKRRKRAEGSAVPPGFARDGLDYILGVLGSGAGGLLESSGDEQEEEEAGAPLPESDLDSDSEPQSAEDAEDTAEPEPDSREEPEGGAREKAGRKRVRFAEDGEERAGSSGADGTAQQERLCESGEKYIPPRLRPAQETVDERKKEELERLKKHVKGLINRLSEPNMASISGQLEELYMANSRKDMNDTLTAALLGACVTASAMPSRLMMEHVLLVSILHHTVGIEVGACFLEAVVRKFDDVYRNGGEGKECDNLFTIIAHLYNFHVVQSLLVFDILKKLISTFTEKDIELILLMLKNVGFALRKDDALSLKELITDAQAKASGAGSMFQDQTRVRFMLETMLALKNNDMRKIPGYDPEPVERLRKVQRALVRNASSGSETQLRISWDGLLNAEQTGRWWIVGSAWSGTPMIDNSHHTLQQKPPVGTISSKMLDLARKQRMNTDVRRNIFCTIMTSEDFLDAFEKLLKLGLKDQQEREVVHVLMDCCLQEKTYNPFYAFLASKFCSYERRFQMTFQFSIWDKFRNLENLPATNFLNLVHLVAHLLKTKSLPLSILKSV; from the exons ATGGCGGCGTCCGTGACCGCGACAGCGGCCCGCTCGGGAGGCGGCCGAAGGCGAGTAGTTCGTCAGAAGCGCGGCGGCGGGCGCGGCGGCGAGGGCGCTCTGCAGCGGCTGCGGGTGGCCGTGGAGGGGTTCGTGCGGGCCACCTCCGGGGGAGAGGCCGAGGGGCGCGGCGCCGCGGTGCGCTCCCGGCCGGGCGGCAGGAAGAGCCGCAAGGAGCTGCGGAGGGAGAAGCGGCAACTGAGGAAAGCGCGGCGCCTGCAGAGGACCGCGGGCGCCGCGGcggggaggcaggagggcagcgccGGGGAGCCCGCGCCGCCCCCGGCCCAGGCCTCGGCCCCCGCCAAGGCCGCGCCGTCCCCGGCCCAGGCCTCGGCCCCCGCCAAGGCCGCGCCGTCCCCGGCCGTGGCCACGGCTGTCCCCGAGGCCGCAGCCCCAGCCAAGGCCCCGGCTCGCCCGGGCAAGGCcagccccgccgccgccgccgccgcccgcaaGCGGGCGCTTCTCGCGGCCAACGAGGAGGAGGACCGGGAGATCCGCCAGCTGGAGCGCTGCCTGGGCCTGAGCAAGCGCAGGAAGAGGGCCGAGGGCAGCGCCGTGCCGCCCGGCTTCGCGCGCGACGGGCTGGACTACATCCTGGGCGTGCTGGGGTCGGGGGCCGGCGGGCTGCTCGAGAGCAGCGGCGacgagcaggaggaggaggaggcgggcGCGCCGCTCCCCGAGAGTGACCTGGACAGCGACTCGGAGCCGCAGAGTGCGGAGGACGCCGAGGACACCGCGGAGCCCGAGCCGGACAGCCGGGAAGAGCCCGAAGGCGGGGCGCGGGAGAAAGCCGGGAGGAAGAGAGTCCGTTTCGCAGAAGACGGAGAAGAGAGGGCAGGCTCCTCGGGGGCGGACGGCACGGCCCAGCAG GAGAGGCTTTGTGAAAGTGGCGAAAAGTACATCCCACCTCGGCTGCGGCCAGCCCAGGAGACAGTGGACGAGCGCAAGAAGGAGGAGTTAGAAAGACTGAAGAAACACGTCAAAGGCCTGATTAACAG GTTGAGTGAGCCAAACATGGCATCCATAAGTGGGCAGCTGGAGGAGCTATACATGGCCAATAGCAGGAAGGACATGAATGACACACTGACGGCTGCCCTCCTGGGTGCCTGCGTCACTGCCTCCGCCATGCCCAGCAGGCTGATGATGGAGCACGTCCTCCTGGTCAGCATCCTTCACCACACTGTTGGAATTGAG GTTGGTGCTTGCTTTCTGGAGGCCGTGGTGAGGAAGTTTGATGACGTCTACAGAAATGGAGGTGAAGGGAAAGAGTGTGATAACCTTTTCACCATCATCGCCCATCTGTACAACTTCCACGTGGTGCAGTCTCTCCTCGTCTTCGACATTTTGAAGAAACTTATTTCAACTTTCACCGAAAAAGACATTGAGCTGATCCTGTTGATGCTGAAAAATGTGGGCTTTGCCTTGAGAAAAGATGATGCCTTGTCGCTGAAGGAGCTGATCACAGATGCCCAGGCCAAAGCCAGTGGGGCAGGCAGCATGTTTCAGGACCAGACCAGG GTTCGATTTATGCTGGAGACGATGCTGGCCTTGAAGAACAATGACATGCGCAAAATTCCAGGCTATGATCCCGAGCCCGTGGAGAGACTGAGGAAGGTGCAGCGAGCTCTG GTGCGCAATGCCAGCTCAGGTTCTGAGACTCAGCTTCGCATCTCTTGGGATGGTCTTTTGAATGCAGAACAAACTGGGCGCTGGTGGATCGTGGGGTCTGCTTGGAGCGGGACTCCGATGATTGACAACAGTCATCATACACTTCAGCAGAAGCCGCCTGTGGGCACG ATAAGCTCAAAGATGTTGGATCTTGCTCGGAAGCAGAGAATGAACACTGACGTTAGGAGGAACATCTTCTGTACGATTATGACGAGTGAGGATTTTTTGGATGCTTTTGAAAAGCTGCTCAA GCTGGGACTGAAGGATCAGCAGGAGAGAGAGGTGGTCCACGTGCTCATGGACTGCTGCTTGCAGGAGAAGACATACAATCCCTTCTATGCGTTCTTGGCCAGCAAGTTCTGCAGCTATGAAAGGCGATTCCAG ATGACTTTCCAGTTCAGCATATGGGATAAATTTCGGAACTTAGAAAATTTGCCAGCCACTAATTTCTTGAATTTGGTTCATCTGGTGGCACACTTGTTGAAGACAAAATCGCTTCCGCTTTCCATTTTGAAG